Within Acidimicrobiales bacterium, the genomic segment GCACCATGCTGCGCACCGTCGACTTGGTGTGCGCGGCCGACGTGCCCGTGCTCGGCGTCAACGTCGGCCAGCTCGGCTACCTCACCGCCGTCGAGCCCGCAGGCCTGTACGAGGCGCTCAAGCGCTTCTTCGCAGGCGACTACACCGTCGAGCCCCGCATGACCTTGGAGGTCGAGGTGGGCGGCGTGGCCCGCATGGCCCTCAACGAGGCCGTGCTGGAAAAGACGCTGTCGGGCCACACCGTGCGCCTGGCCATGTCGATTAACGACGGCCCCTTCCTGACCACGGCGGCCGACGGGCTGATCGTGTCGACCCCCACGGGCTCGACGGCGTACAACTTCTCGGCCCGTGGCCCCATCGTCTCGCCCCGGTTGCGGGGCCTGGTGGTGACGCCGGTGTCGCCCCACACCCTGTTCGACCGCAGCCTGGTGCTCGACGACAGCGAAGAGGTCCGCCTCGAGGTGCTGGAAGGCCGCCCCGCGGCGTTGGTGGTCGACGGCCGGCCGTTCGGCGAGCTGGCGCCGGGCGACACCATGGTGTGCCGGGCAGGTCGCCACGACGCCCGTTTCGTCACCCTCGACGGGCGCGACTTCCACCAGATCCTCAAAGCGAAGTTCAGCCTGGCGGACCGCTGATGCTGAGCGAACTGCGCGTGCGCGACCTCGGCGTCATCGCCGACGTGCACCTGTTGTTCGAAGCGGGCATGACCGCGCTTACCGGAGAGACCGGAGCGGGCAAGACGCTCCTCGTCGAAGCCATCGAGCTGTTGTTGGGGGGACGCGCGGACCCGGTCCTGGTGCGACCCGGCGCGGCCGAAGCCTGGGTGGAAGGCCGCTTCGTCACCGGCGACGACGAGGTGGTGCTGGCCCGGGCGGTTCCTGCGTCGGGGCGGTCGCGGGCGTACATCGATGGGCGCATGGTGCCGGTCGCCGCGTTGGGGGAGCGGGGCGCCGCCTTGGTCGACCTGCACGGCCAGCACGCCCACCAGTCGTTGTTGTCGGGCGTGGCCCAGCGCGCCGCCCTCGACGCCTTCGGGGGCATCGACCTGCGGCCCTTCGACGAAGCCCGGGCGCGGGTGCGGACTGTCGACGCCCAGTTGGCCGAGCTCGGCGGCGACGAACGGGCTCGGACTCGCGAGATCGACCTGTTGCGCTTCCAGGTCGACGAGATCGACAGTGCGGCGGTGGCCGACGCCGACGAAGACACCCGCCTCTCCGAGGAAGAGGACCGGTTGGCCGACGCCACCGCCCATCGAGAAGCGGCCGCCGCCGCCTACGCGGCGTTGACCGACGACGGCGGCGTGAGCGACGGCGTGGGCGTGGCCTTGGGCGCCGTGAGCGGGCGGGCGCCGCTGGCCGAGTTGGAGACCCGGCTGCGGTCGTTGGCCGCGGATGTGGCCGAGGTGGCGGCCGACCTGCGGGCGGCGGCCGACGACTTGGAGGACAACCCGGAACGGTTGGCGGCTATCCGCACGCGGCGAGAGCTGCTGCACCAGTTGCAGCGCAAGTACGGCGCCACCTTGGACGAGGTGCTGGCCTTCGGCGACGAAGCCCGTACCCGCCTGGCCGAACTGGAATCGCACGACCAGCGCGCCGCCGCCCTCGATGCCGAGCGGGCCGTCGCCCTGGCCGAGGCCACCCGCCTTGAAGAGGCGGTGTGGGCTGCTCGTGGCGCCGCCGCGCCCAAGTTGGCCGCCGCCGTCGAAGAACACCTGCGGGAACTGGCCATGCCCAAGGCCCGCTTCGAGGTGGTGGTCGACGACGCCGTGACGTTCCTGCTCGGGGCCAACCCGGGAGAACCCGCACTGCCGTTGAGCAAAGTCGCCTCCGGCGGCGAGTTGGCCCGCTCGATGCTGGCGTGCCGCTTGGCCTTGCG encodes:
- a CDS encoding NAD(+)/NADH kinase, coding for MAVVALVPHQLRPEAADLARQAIEWLGEWGHDVRVPDDDAAASGLEDWAVPAASVGEGTDLAVALGGDGTMLRTVDLVCAADVPVLGVNVGQLGYLTAVEPAGLYEALKRFFAGDYTVEPRMTLEVEVGGVARMALNEAVLEKTLSGHTVRLAMSINDGPFLTTAADGLIVSTPTGSTAYNFSARGPIVSPRLRGLVVTPVSPHTLFDRSLVLDDSEEVRLEVLEGRPAALVVDGRPFGELAPGDTMVCRAGRHDARFVTLDGRDFHQILKAKFSLADR
- a CDS encoding AAA family ATPase, with protein sequence MLSELRVRDLGVIADVHLLFEAGMTALTGETGAGKTLLVEAIELLLGGRADPVLVRPGAAEAWVEGRFVTGDDEVVLARAVPASGRSRAYIDGRMVPVAALGERGAALVDLHGQHAHQSLLSGVAQRAALDAFGGIDLRPFDEARARVRTVDAQLAELGGDERARTREIDLLRFQVDEIDSAAVADADEDTRLSEEEDRLADATAHREAAAAAYAALTDDGGVSDGVGVALGAVSGRAPLAELETRLRSLAADVAEVAADLRAAADDLEDNPERLAAIRTRRELLHQLQRKYGATLDEVLAFGDEARTRLAELESHDQRAAALDAERAVALAEATRLEEAVWAARGAAAPKLAAAVEEHLRELAMPKARFEVVVDDAVTFLLGANPGEPALPLSKVASGGELARSMLACRLALRDAAAGGAPTVVFDEVDAGIGGAAALAVGRSLAALADPLPERAPSGARSDSRASGFGGGAPPERNLARTQSPCLRGLQVLVVTHLPQVAAFADRHVAVRKDETDGRTVASAAVLDSEARVAELSRMLSGMPESESAREHAAELLAGAARERRR